The Streptomyces sp. NBC_00236 DNA window TGCACGGTCGGGTAGCGCAGCCAGCCGGTGACATACGAGCCGGGGTTGATGCCGGCCCAGTACAGACCGTCCTGGACGTTGCCGAGCGAGGCCTGCGAGTTGGGGCACTCGTAGCCCTGGGCACGCCCGAACGCGGCGTTGCAGAACTGGTTCTGGCTGTAGTTCCGGCCGAACCAGGTGGCGATGGTGTTGCCGGCTGCGGCCCAGCACCAGTTCGTCTTCTGCTGGGCCTGCATGCTGATGTTCAGCCGCTGGGCGGCGGCGAGGGTGCCCGTCGCGGAGGAGGCGGTGAACTGCTGACCGGCGGCAGCGGAGGCGTGGTGGTGCTGATCGGCGGCGGCGGTCGCCGTGGGGGCGGCGAGCAGTACGGCGGCGAGGACGGCTGTCACCGACAGCCGTCCCGGCCGGATTCTTCGGTTGCGCATGGCGTTCCTCCCATGGCGGGGGGTGGGGGATCCAAGGAGCGCGTCCGGACGCTGACGAGGAGCATCAACCGTTGTCGGAAGCCGGTCAACACGCTTCAATGCGGGGGAACATCGCGGTGTGAACGCCGGTGGCGGGTGCGTGAACGCTCTCCCCCTGCCACCTGCGGTCCCACACCCGCCGGCGCGGCCCGGCCGTCGCCCGTCGTGAACGTTCACCTGGAGGACGCATGCAGCACACCGAGGCCGAACTGGCGCAGGTGCTGCACACCGGCCCGTTCCATCTGGCGCTCCGCACCGCACTCTCGGTACGCGGACTGCCGCTCCAGCGGGTGCAGCACCATCTGGCGCATCGCGGTGTCAAGGTCGGTGTGACCAGTCTCAGTTACTGGCAGCAGGGCGCCCGCCGGCCGCAGCGGCCGGAGTCCCTGCGGGCGGTGAAGGCGCTGGAGGAGGTGCTGGAGCTGCCGGGGAACTCCCTGCTCGGGCTGTTGGGATCCGGGGAGTCCGGCGCCGACGCCGACCGCCCGCCGGCCCGCTCGTACCGCTCCCTGATGGAGGCCTCCGGGGCGGTGGAGCGGCTGCTCGCGGCGATGGAGTCGCCCTCGGACGGCGGGCTGCACACGGTGGGGCATCAGGAGCGGGTACGGATCGGTCCCGGCCGCCGGATGGAGGTCCGGAGCTCGCAGCACGTCGTGCGCGCCCACCGCGACGGCGTCGACCGCTATCTCGCCGTGTACCGCGGCGACCCGGGGTGCGATCCGGCACGGGTCGCGGTGAGCGCCCGGGAGAACTGCCGGACGGGGCGGGTCCGATGGGACGCGGAGACGGGGGTACTGGTCGCGGAGCTGCTCTTCGACACCCGGCTGCGGGCGGGCGAGACGTACCTCTTCGGCTACGGCTTCGAGGACGGTACGGGAGGGCCGTGCGGCGAGTACGTCCGCGGCTTCAGCTTCGGCGGCGGGCAGTACGTGCTGCAGGTCGGCTTCGACGAGGAGGCGCTGCCGGTACGGTGCCGGCGGTTCGCGCAGGTCTCGGCGGGGGCACCGCGCGGGGCCCGGACCGATCTCACGCTCACCGGCCGGCACCGGACCGTTCATCTGGTGGAGCAGGGGGTGCGGCCCGGTCTGGTCGGCATCGACTGGGACTGGGAGTGAGGCCGACGGTGGGCGG harbors:
- a CDS encoding papain-like cysteine protease family protein; protein product: MRNRRIRPGRLSVTAVLAAVLLAAPTATAAADQHHHASAAAGQQFTASSATGTLAAAQRLNISMQAQQKTNWCWAAAGNTIATWFGRNYSQNQFCNAAFGRAQGYECPNSQASLGNVQDGLYWAGINPGSYVTGWLRYPTVQAEITAGRPVETRIQWSSGGGHMHVLYGYDDANSWVYWGDPWPSSDRYNWASHAWYVNNSEFSWTHSLYRIGA